GCTGCTTTTATCTCACCAATGTCAGTAATTGGTTCCTTGAGCCGCTATCAAGTTTCAAAACCACCTTGAGGTAGTGCACTTGTTCAAAAGCTTCTGAGATTGTCATACATTCATAGggcaataaaatgcaaaaacaaaaaaacaacaaaaaaaacaaacaaacaaaaaatcttttacaaagtGTGTGAAGagtccttaaaggattagttcacttcagaattaaaatttcctgttAATTTTGTTTGTACACATTGATCTACTGTTTCTTGTCACAAAAATACAAATCtttgtaataattatttgtgtataattgtgttttaaatCTATGCAGAGTTCCAGTGTTCTCTGAGAAACGATGGCGTTGTggactgtctatctgtctctcgGTCTTCTGGTCGCTTTGAATGCTTCAGGTAAAACTATTATTCCACGTCTCACTTCataactgttattttaacatttattttaacactGTAATGACTGATCAGAAGCAGGAATGATCTAATACAGTATGTGCACCTGAGTTTGTCTCTGAATTATTATGATGATATTAagataataaaacaacaataattatATCATTATATCAGCTGAAGTTGTTCATTCttatgagtgtttttttttttaattattaattttgacAATAAAATATGACTGTTAATTTGCAGTATATATGTATTAGTAGTTGTAGTAGCACTACTGCTAGCAGTTCTGTTTTAAAACtgtgtatttctttctttttaagtaGAAACAAGTTCTgttggatttaaacattgtggCAGTAAGTCTTCTCTTGTCTTCTTCTCTTGTCAGTGTGTATGTCTAGTACAGTACAAATGTTTTAAAGAGTATATTGGAAACTATTTTAAATCCTTTGTTTATTTAAGGTACACCATGTAGTTTTTTTtgctcaaaataaacaaaatttaaataatgagtcaaCACATCATCAATCCTTCTTACAAAACatgattcactgattcactatggtaagtcTATTagaagtgtttatattttagacctgtcAGAACAGTTTTCCGACATACATCACTCGCCCATGCGTGTCTCGTCACAtccgtaaatagagaaaagttgctccggcCGCTTTGACGCGTGTCTGGTGTGGGAGTGGCACAGGTTTGCTGTCACAAGAGCAAGAAAGGAAGAGATGGAGCGGCTGAATCTCCAACCTCTGGAGAATCACCCGTTTTAAACAAACACCGAACAGAATAGAGAGGAGAGACTGCTGGAGAAAAGAGAACGtgacagagctcgtaataaaacaagaatcaacattagcTCGGCTTTAGGAGATGGCGAaaactgagggatttgaaatgttgtaaaagcgaCACGGTGattaatgattttttattaCTCGAACGATGAGTGAGGAATTTTATTACAGAACCAGATAGACTGCCATGTGTAGTATTGGGATGGGAGAAACAAAGCTTTTCAAAGCTTCAAATCAATTGAACTAATTGCTTTGCAAAATGATTTACTGTTTTGAAACACCACACGCTGGTGACACCTGCTATAGTcaaaacagtgtaaatgcaacaaaactcatgccaaacatgcataaaacagcttttacaaatccattgcaaatgttttactgAAAGTGTCTGTTTAATGTGTATTCTTTATCAAATTTCAGGCcttgttttatttgttcaatGGATGGGTCAGCTAAACATAAactaatttttccttttaattatacaaaaatcacatttagaTGTCTATGAATGTTTTAAACTCACCAGAGATCAAATTTTAGACACTTAATACTCTAGTAATAGAcagacacttgttcaatgcGGGGTGTTCTCAGTGAATCAGCATGATCCATGGGTTGAGTGATCGCCCCCCAGCGGTGAACCatttacatttcaaaacatttcaaaacagttatgatgtattgaagcctcgtttactgaaataatgtgactttggcagtttgaaacacgctctgaaccactttttcgaaacaaaagattcgtaaaagTTTAGAAGCTTCATCGAAAGCACGCATCACTgatatgtagctctctaacagagttcactGTACAGCATCTTTTGTGAAGCGTCGTCTTCATCTCCACAGTCATGCGAAGCCAAAGCACAACTGAAACAATGCTGCatgccattttgttttttaaccgataaagggccaaaagttacatagtgtacctttaaatgaaaGTTATTCATTTAATTACATGAAAGATCATTAATGGTTAAAAcataataacaaacaaaacttcCATTTAACAGCCTGTGAGACAGGATGGACTGCCTATGGATGCAGATGCTTCAAGTTTTTCAATTACCAATACAGGTGGATTTCAGCCGAGGTACGATACGTTCAGCTTctaatatgacattaaaaatgatataagaatatttttggattaACTCTGTAAACATCTGTGACACCTGTCAGTTATCAAAGGAAAGTCATTTCAACTTGTTCCTCagtttaaaatcaaaatatatGTTAACAGTAAAGAAATGACAGTGGAGCTCCAGGATGTGAACAAACATCACTGTGATAATACTGAAACATCATAATGATCTGAAAATACAGACACAACACATTTCATGTTATCATGAGAGGATCACTTAAAAACTTTATCTATGTGAAGTTATATCTAATCTATATACAGTATAACCAGAACCTTTTCTAGAAAAGTAGTTCCACCTCAAATGTCAGATTTTATATTTCACgggtaaaataataaacaataaataaacagcACAGTGAGTAAACATTATTTCAATGGTAACTGAAGGCATGTCACAGATTTTggaatattaatttgtgtttgctCATGTCTCCGCCTCTACAGTATCTGTGTTTGGCCTATGGTGGGAACCTTGCTTCTGTACACAGCCATAATGAGTACGTGTTCATACAGAGCCTTGTTAGACAAACAACTTATGGATCAACACGTGCCTGGATCGGAGGCCATGATGCTGTTGAGGTAAGCAATTATTTTTTGATCATACTTTCTGTGCTACTGGGCATTTATGATTATACATTAATactcaaaaacatttttcaaaatgcaccaacatattatttatatttggtCCTCTGTGAAAAAAATAGCAAGTTATTGGTAGCACATCCTCATATATTGCTGGTTTGAAACCCGCCACAGGGTGTCCGGTAAGAGACTTGGTCAAAGATCTTGGTAAAAcagagagagatttaaattaaaatgcacTCAGAATAGTTTAGTGCATTGGCAGCCATGAGAGGCACCGCTCACCATGATGATGTCATACTCCAGTGTTTGTATCGTGAAACTCGATGTGAAATAGTGTGGCTGATAGAGATAACTGAGTGATTTAACCCTTTCTTACATAGTTTTCACATATTCTTTACTGATACCCTTTCTGTGAAATAATTTCTGTTCATTTCTGTTTAGATTTCTGACATGTTTAAAGTGGGGTGAGGGTTCATGAGGAATCATCTTTTagataaataaagataaaacgAAGCCATGTAAAGCTGTGGTCATAAACACAATGCTGTTTTTTCTCTTCTGTTCACAGGAGGGACATTGGCTCTGGAGTGATGGAAAAAACATGAACTATCAAATATGGTCTCCTGGAAATCCCAGTAATTATCTTGGAAAAGAGCACTGCCTTGAGATCAACTATGACAGTAAGTGACTTCTGTTAATCCTCATGAAATAGCCAATGTTGAGATGTATATATATCATAGTGTATATCCCGAACTTTTTCATCacagttaaaaatgttttgtgaacatTCATCACAGAAACATTGTTGCTGATTGTTTTCTAGACATCAAATACTAATATTTCTGTGTCTACCATactaaataaacattatttagtttttatgataaacaaatgataaaaacaACTGGTAActgtcattaatgaataactccacaggaacaaatgagtaatgcattattaacactctagtaactactattaactaacaataaactctgatgaatgaattagtaagtaatagtgctcagttgaaggtggtagttcactattaactaatcagtaactactgttttttcattcctctaagagaactactaagaactactatatacatgttcataattaatgtgaataatgcataatgtataattaattctaaagtaaaggccttggtaacacactagtaatgactgaattATTACTaaatccttcagaaggaattactaattatttggatcagtattctaaagtgaaaaacatgataactctctagtaactactgaagtcactGTAAACCTTTGAGGcttttgtaaagtattggatagtaataactcaagagttactatataactctaaagtaactacttcttatttggatcagtattctaaagtgaagatcatagtaacccactagtaattactcaagtgttaccaaatatatcataaggaattactgtacaaaaacatacaaaaacctcaaaagtttacaaagacttcagtagttactagagagttatcaggcttttcactttagaatactgatccaaataattagtaattctttctcaagtatttggtaatacttcagtcattactagtgtgttaccaaggcctttactttagaattaattatacattatgcatcattcatgttaattatgaacatgtatatagtagttcttagtagttctctgggaggaatgaaaaaccagtagttactgattagttaatagtgaactaccacctacaattgagcactattacttactaattcattcatcagagtttattgttagttaatagtagttactagagtgttaataatgcattattaatttgttcctgttagggctgggcgatatatcgcatgcgattgtcacgcgcatttcgtcagtaaagccggttccctgattaccgctaaatcgccatcacctgctttcaaatggagcggcatttaatagacagagccgtagttcactgacaagccacgcaatatcgcactcattatcgaaggcgattcatctgcgatattgCGTCGCTTGTAGGTGATCTatggttctgtctattaaatgccgctccatttgaaagcaggtgatggcgatttagcggcaatcagggaaccggctttactgacgaaatgcgcgtgacaatcgcatgcgatatatcgcccagccctagttcctgtgtagttattcattaatgaaggatcagtattctacaGTGTTACCTCTTAAGCTACAGTTCTGCAGAATATTCAACATACATgcaacaaaataagagggatcataaaaaatgcatattatttataatgtCCAGAATGTTATATACTCCACaaaacaaatgataaaaaaCAACTATTTGTTTCTGTCTTTCAACAGATGGCAACTGGAATGATGACAACTGTTCTAAAGAGAAGCCCTTTGTGTGTGCGAAATGAACCAGCATGTGAAGAATCAATGTAGAAGAAACAAGCTACTTTGATTCATTTACTTTCCATTAGAAATGTTCAATGGAGGTTAATAAACGTGTTAAAAAAggttaattttgtttgtttgattttttttgtgaaagatAAGTTAAACATCCTTTTATAATCATCACTCCACGGTCTCTCTcttttcacacaaacacaacttaGAAAATGTCTaccaacaataaaacaacaacaacaaaaacaaacaaacaaacaaaaaacatgccgattagaaataaataattaattaaaaaagtcAAAGGATAACTTGAAAAAGTTAGTCACCAAGTATATTAATGGCACTCTTATTTTGTGTCTTATATCCTGTACCTTCAATTCATGTCAAGTACTTTCTCCTAAACCAAGTATATGGGGTCAGATTCCCGCCAATAGTATtgcggtcacggatcaaaaaataataagcgtgaatcacaaatttaaaaacacatgtaaaaatatatagcacaaactta
The window above is part of the Chanodichthys erythropterus isolate Z2021 chromosome 3, ASM2448905v1, whole genome shotgun sequence genome. Proteins encoded here:
- the LOC137015091 gene encoding galactose-specific lectin nattectin-like isoform X2, with the translated sequence MALWTVYLSLGLLVALNASETSSVGFKHCGTCETGWTAYGCRCFKFFNYQYRWISAEYLCLAYGGNLASVHSHNEYVFIQSLVRQTTYGSTRAWIGGHDAVEEGHWLWSDGKNMNYQIWSPGNPSNYLGKEHCLEINYDNGNWNDDNCSKEKPFVCAK
- the LOC137015091 gene encoding galactose-specific lectin nattectin-like isoform X1, translated to MALWTVYLSLGLLVALNASVETSSVGFKHCGTCETGWTAYGCRCFKFFNYQYRWISAEYLCLAYGGNLASVHSHNEYVFIQSLVRQTTYGSTRAWIGGHDAVEEGHWLWSDGKNMNYQIWSPGNPSNYLGKEHCLEINYDNGNWNDDNCSKEKPFVCAK